A DNA window from Stenotrophomonas sp. 57 contains the following coding sequences:
- a CDS encoding VOC family protein → MRLERLDHLVLTVADIDRSCDFYQRVLGMQVVRFGAGRTALQFGQQKINLHPASAPLQPHALRPTPGSADLCLVTHTATADVLAHLQAQAVAVEEGPVARTGALGPIESVYFRDPDGNLIEVSHYLDEAHLLR, encoded by the coding sequence ATCCGTCTCGAACGCCTGGACCATCTGGTCCTTACCGTCGCCGACATCGACCGCAGCTGTGATTTCTACCAGCGCGTGCTCGGCATGCAGGTCGTGCGCTTCGGCGCGGGCCGCACCGCACTGCAGTTCGGCCAGCAGAAGATCAACCTGCATCCGGCCAGCGCCCCGCTGCAGCCGCATGCGTTACGACCCACGCCGGGCAGTGCCGACCTGTGCCTGGTGACGCATACCGCCACGGCCGATGTACTGGCGCACCTGCAGGCGCAGGCGGTCGCGGTGGAGGAGGGGCCGGTGGCCCGCACCGGCGCACTGGGGCCGATCGAATCGGTGTACTTCCGCGACCCGGATGGCAACCTGATCGAAGTCAGCCATTACCTGGACGAAGCGCACCTGCTCCGGTAG
- a CDS encoding glycoside hydrolase family 18 protein translates to MFRQTVAVLAVLIAGALPIAARAAPAQPPIFGAYYPGGSAERYPVSSIPAERLTHLFYAFSTIEDGRCTIGAEAPKNFAALAELKKAHPHLRTLISIGGWGAGGFSDAALSEASRKRLVDSCMALFFDRHAGSFDGVDIDWEFPVSGGPKELAHRPQDHANLTRLAQAFRVALDARGRKMGQPLLLTAALAAGRLQTDGPYDPAASYDLPALAKVFDFINLMSYDMGTGFSAVSTFNAPLHEVAADPLAPELRRWNNVAGAVQFYRDHGVPADRLVLGVPFYGRGFKVTGDAPDGLYQPYSAPADAGDWRVIKARYLDQPGWTRHWQPQAQSPWLYNAEQKVFISYEDPRSIGLRAQFAREQGLAGVFMWELTGDDEQASLLNAMLGPWQKARIGD, encoded by the coding sequence ATGTTCCGCCAGACCGTGGCCGTCCTTGCCGTGCTGATTGCCGGCGCCCTGCCCATTGCCGCGCGCGCCGCGCCTGCACAGCCGCCGATCTTCGGTGCCTACTATCCCGGTGGATCGGCCGAGCGCTACCCGGTGTCGAGCATTCCGGCCGAGCGCCTCACCCACCTGTTCTACGCGTTCTCGACCATTGAGGACGGGCGCTGCACGATCGGTGCGGAAGCACCGAAGAACTTCGCCGCCCTGGCCGAGCTGAAGAAGGCACACCCGCACCTGCGCACGCTGATCTCGATCGGTGGTTGGGGCGCGGGTGGGTTCTCCGATGCGGCGCTGAGCGAGGCCAGCCGCAAGCGGTTGGTCGATTCGTGCATGGCGCTGTTCTTTGATCGTCACGCCGGCAGCTTTGATGGCGTGGATATCGACTGGGAGTTCCCGGTCAGTGGTGGCCCGAAGGAGCTGGCGCACCGCCCGCAGGACCACGCCAACCTGACCCGGCTCGCGCAGGCGTTCCGCGTGGCACTCGATGCGCGCGGTCGCAAGATGGGACAGCCGCTGCTGCTGACCGCCGCGCTGGCCGCCGGTCGCCTGCAGACCGATGGCCCCTACGATCCGGCGGCGAGCTACGACCTGCCGGCGCTGGCCAAGGTGTTCGATTTCATCAACCTGATGAGCTACGACATGGGCACCGGCTTCTCGGCGGTGTCGACCTTCAACGCGCCGCTGCATGAGGTGGCGGCCGACCCGCTGGCGCCGGAACTGCGGCGCTGGAACAACGTGGCCGGTGCCGTGCAGTTCTACCGCGACCACGGCGTACCGGCCGACAGGCTGGTGCTGGGCGTGCCGTTCTACGGGCGCGGCTTCAAGGTCACCGGCGATGCCCCGGATGGGTTGTACCAGCCCTACAGCGCACCGGCCGATGCGGGCGACTGGCGGGTGATCAAGGCGCGCTATCTCGACCAGCCGGGCTGGACCAGGCACTGGCAGCCGCAGGCGCAGAGCCCGTGGCTGTACAACGCCGAACAGAAGGTCTTCATCAGCTATGAAGACCCGCGCTCGATCGGGCTGCGTGCGCAGTTCGCCCGCGAACAGGGCCTGGCCGGCGTGTTCATGTGGGAGCTGACCGGCGACGACGAGCAGGCCAGCCTGCTCAACGCCATGCTGGGCCCCTGGCAGAAAGCGCGCATCGGCGATTGA
- a CDS encoding serine hydrolase: MRSILPALTLLCAVCSQPFAACATPPDQTRLQALQQAIASDELKQIRSVLLQVDGKVVYEGYFNGADAQTLHDVRSASKGVTALLVGAAIGEGTLPGVQAGVYDYFPTFTAQHAVDPRLRATTVQDLLTMSSLWECDDENPFSAGHEERMYVSEKWLDFTLGLPVKGFAPWMQRPEGSPHGRAFAYCTANPFVLGAVLEKASGQPLADYAARVLERPMGITRSQWNRSPEGIGMGGGGTRYRTQDLARFGQLVLDGGRWQGRQLVPKDYIEAMVRPQTSTSDGSDYGYQWWGLKLDVQGSPRTVWAMSGNGGNYVFVLPEQRVVAVVTSQAFNRNFAHPQSRRILTEFLLPALR; this comes from the coding sequence ATGCGCTCGATCCTGCCTGCCCTCACCCTGCTCTGCGCCGTCTGCAGCCAGCCCTTCGCTGCCTGCGCCACCCCACCGGACCAGACCCGTCTGCAGGCCCTGCAGCAGGCCATCGCCAGCGATGAACTGAAACAGATCCGCAGCGTGCTGCTGCAGGTCGATGGCAAGGTCGTCTACGAGGGCTACTTCAACGGTGCCGACGCGCAGACCCTGCACGACGTGCGATCGGCCAGCAAAGGCGTGACCGCGCTGCTGGTCGGTGCAGCCATTGGCGAAGGCACCCTGCCCGGCGTGCAGGCCGGGGTGTATGACTACTTCCCGACGTTCACTGCCCAGCACGCAGTCGACCCGCGCCTGCGTGCCACTACCGTGCAGGACCTGCTGACCATGAGCAGCCTCTGGGAGTGCGATGACGAAAACCCGTTCTCGGCCGGCCACGAGGAACGCATGTACGTGTCCGAGAAGTGGCTGGACTTCACCCTGGGCCTGCCGGTGAAGGGTTTCGCGCCGTGGATGCAGCGGCCCGAGGGCAGCCCGCATGGGCGCGCGTTTGCCTACTGCACCGCCAATCCGTTCGTTCTGGGCGCGGTACTGGAGAAAGCCAGCGGCCAACCGCTGGCCGACTACGCCGCGCGCGTCCTGGAGCGGCCGATGGGCATCACCCGCAGCCAGTGGAACCGCTCGCCGGAGGGCATCGGCATGGGCGGCGGCGGCACCCGCTACCGCACGCAGGACCTCGCCCGCTTCGGCCAGCTGGTGCTCGATGGCGGCCGCTGGCAGGGCCGCCAACTGGTACCGAAGGATTACATCGAGGCGATGGTGCGACCACAGACGAGCACCTCCGACGGCAGTGACTACGGCTACCAGTGGTGGGGCCTGAAGCTGGACGTGCAGGGTTCACCGCGCACGGTGTGGGCGATGTCCGGCAATGGTGGCAACTACGTGTTCGTGCTGCCCGAGCAGCGCGTGGTGGCGGTGGTCACCAGCCAGGCGTTCAACCGCAACTTCGCCCATCCGCAGTCGCGGCGCATCCTCACCGAGTTTCTGCTGCCGGCGCTGCGCTGA
- a CDS encoding winged helix-turn-helix transcriptional regulator: MDTLRLLDLDIDRPAQRVSRNGEVLPVSGLSWTLLDVLLQHGNAVVHFDTLAAQVWAPAVVGEDAVSQRVKLLRQALGDDSRRPRYIRSVRGRGYQLCASPLPASVPPAPSSRARRLGWGVAAVAALGVAATLLLWPRSTPQGAGQSLLQRAEYYAGIGQASNNRVAITLYRQALQADPESTPARRGLSRALAAQGCLFNGTPEQLREALALAEQELQRTPGDAAAHALWGYAQDCLGDMRQAITGYSRAIELEPGDERSRASLAYLQQERGQLATALQANLSLKAPERIRFRDVQVARELELLGFTQAAADRHARNFQLYPDNVFSNIAWPRSLYLAGAPQRARQALDEALARGTPHPQLLRLQGELALLAGDAAGAADAFERGRQLRPQQSLGQTLAALHGAQAADATWIDQRLQQLATSAGAGDGWPDAALERALLLQAQGHAGDAVTALQQAVDDGFRDVAWLRATPLFVGLRSAPGWPALLQRLDADIARQRAQVLAASWRPDDLAALSAAPAAETR, from the coding sequence ATGGACACCCTGCGCCTGCTCGACCTGGATATCGATCGCCCGGCGCAACGCGTCAGTCGCAACGGCGAGGTCTTGCCCGTCAGCGGCCTCAGCTGGACCCTGCTCGACGTACTCCTGCAGCACGGCAACGCCGTCGTGCATTTCGACACCCTGGCCGCCCAGGTCTGGGCACCGGCGGTGGTCGGTGAGGATGCGGTCAGCCAGCGGGTGAAGCTGCTGCGGCAGGCCTTGGGCGATGACAGCCGGCGCCCGCGCTACATCCGTTCGGTACGTGGTCGTGGCTACCAGCTGTGTGCGTCGCCGTTGCCGGCCAGCGTGCCGCCTGCGCCATCCTCGCGCGCCCGCAGGCTCGGCTGGGGCGTTGCGGCTGTCGCGGCGCTGGGCGTGGCCGCCACGCTGCTGCTGTGGCCCCGTTCGACGCCACAGGGGGCAGGGCAGTCGCTGCTGCAGCGCGCCGAGTACTACGCGGGGATCGGCCAGGCCAGCAACAACCGCGTGGCCATCACCCTGTACCGGCAGGCGCTGCAGGCTGATCCCGAATCCACGCCGGCGCGGCGCGGACTGTCCCGTGCGCTGGCGGCGCAGGGCTGCCTGTTCAACGGCACGCCCGAGCAGCTGCGCGAGGCGCTGGCATTGGCCGAGCAGGAGCTCCAGCGCACACCCGGCGATGCCGCCGCGCACGCTCTGTGGGGGTATGCGCAGGACTGCCTGGGCGACATGCGCCAGGCGATCACCGGCTACAGCCGCGCGATCGAACTCGAGCCGGGCGACGAGCGTAGCCGCGCATCGCTGGCCTACCTGCAGCAGGAACGCGGCCAGCTCGCCACGGCGCTGCAGGCCAACCTGTCCCTGAAGGCGCCCGAGCGCATCCGCTTCCGTGACGTGCAGGTCGCGCGCGAGCTCGAACTGCTCGGCTTCACCCAGGCGGCCGCGGATCGGCACGCGCGCAATTTCCAGCTGTACCCCGACAACGTGTTCTCCAACATCGCCTGGCCGCGCAGCCTGTACCTGGCCGGCGCGCCACAGCGAGCCCGGCAGGCGCTGGATGAAGCGCTCGCGCGTGGCACGCCGCATCCGCAGCTGCTGCGCCTGCAGGGCGAACTGGCGTTGCTGGCCGGCGACGCTGCAGGCGCCGCCGACGCGTTCGAGCGTGGCCGCCAGCTGCGGCCGCAGCAATCGCTGGGCCAGACCCTGGCGGCGTTGCATGGCGCGCAGGCTGCGGACGCCACCTGGATCGACCAGCGCCTGCAGCAGCTCGCTACCAGCGCGGGAGCGGGCGACGGCTGGCCCGATGCGGCGCTGGAGCGGGCGCTGCTGCTGCAGGCCCAGGGGCATGCAGGCGACGCGGTGACGGCACTGCAGCAGGCGGTCGATGACGGCTTCCGCGACGTGGCGTGGCTGCGTGCTACGCCGCTGTTCGTCGGCCTGCGCAGCGCGCCCGGCTGGCCGGCCCTGCTGCAGCGCCTGGACGCCGACATTGCCCGGCAACGTGCGCAGGTGCTGGCCGCCAGCTGGCGACCCGACGACCTTGCCGCGCTCAGCGCAGCGCCGGCAGCAGAAACTCGGTGA
- the pnp gene encoding polyribonucleotide nucleotidyltransferase, with amino-acid sequence MAKITKTFQYGKHTVTLETGEVARQASGAVIVKMDDTVLLVTAVAAKSAREGQDFFPLTVDYQEKFYAGGRIPGGFFKREGRATEKETLISRLIDRPIRPLFPEDYKNEVQIIATVMSLNPDVDGDIPALIGASAALALAGTPFMGPIGAAKVGYKNGEYILNPTVSELADSQLELVVAGTSNAVLMVESEAALLSEEVMLGAVTFGHREMQKVINAINELTVEAGTKPSAWEAPAKNDALISALKEAIGPRLGEAFQVRDKLQRRDAISAIKKDVFEALAGRVAAEGWNPAELSKEFGELEYRTMRDSVLDTKVRIDGRALDTVRPITVKTGVLPRTHGSSLFTRGETQAIVTITLGTARDGQVIDAVAGEYKENFLFHYNFPPFSVGECGRMMGPKRREIGHGRLAKRGVLAVMPSLESFPYTIRVVSEITESNGSSSMASVCGSSLALMDAGVPVKAPVAGIAMGLVKEGERFVVLSDILGDEDHLGDMDFKVAGTAEGISALQMDIKIEGITEEIMKQALQQAKAGRLHILGEMAHGLTAPREELSDYAPRLLTIKIHPDKIREVIGKGGSTIQAITKETGTQIDIQDDGTIVIASVNAIAAQAAKARIEQITSDVEPGRIYEGKVAKIMDFGAFVTILPGKDGLVHVSQISSDRVEKVGDVLKEGDVVKVKVLEVDKQGRIRLSMKAVEEGDAVSAE; translated from the coding sequence GTGGCAAAAATCACCAAAACCTTCCAGTACGGCAAGCACACCGTCACGCTTGAGACCGGCGAAGTCGCCCGTCAGGCCAGCGGTGCCGTCATCGTCAAGATGGACGACACCGTACTGCTGGTCACCGCCGTCGCCGCCAAGAGCGCGCGCGAAGGCCAGGACTTCTTCCCGCTGACCGTCGATTATCAGGAAAAGTTCTACGCCGGCGGCCGTATTCCGGGTGGTTTCTTCAAGCGTGAAGGCCGTGCGACCGAGAAGGAAACCCTGATCTCGCGTCTGATCGACCGTCCGATCCGCCCGCTGTTCCCGGAAGACTACAAGAACGAAGTGCAGATCATCGCCACGGTCATGTCGCTGAACCCGGACGTGGACGGTGACATCCCGGCCCTGATCGGCGCCTCGGCTGCCCTGGCCCTGGCCGGCACCCCGTTCATGGGGCCGATCGGCGCTGCCAAGGTCGGTTACAAGAACGGCGAGTACATCCTGAACCCGACCGTCAGCGAACTGGCTGACTCGCAGCTGGAACTGGTCGTCGCCGGTACCTCCAACGCCGTGCTGATGGTCGAATCCGAAGCCGCGCTGCTGTCCGAAGAAGTGATGCTGGGCGCCGTGACCTTTGGTCACCGCGAAATGCAGAAGGTCATCAACGCGATCAACGAGCTGACCGTCGAAGCCGGTACCAAGCCGTCGGCCTGGGAAGCCCCGGCCAAGAACGACGCGCTGATCTCCGCCCTGAAGGAAGCCATCGGCCCGCGCCTGGGCGAAGCCTTCCAGGTGCGCGACAAGCTGCAGCGCCGCGACGCCATCTCGGCAATCAAGAAGGACGTGTTCGAAGCCCTGGCAGGCCGCGTGGCCGCCGAAGGCTGGAACCCGGCCGAGCTGTCGAAGGAATTCGGCGAGCTGGAATACCGCACCATGCGTGACTCGGTGCTGGACACCAAGGTGCGCATCGACGGTCGTGCGCTGGACACCGTCCGCCCGATCACCGTGAAGACCGGCGTGCTGCCGCGTACTCACGGCTCCTCGCTGTTCACCCGCGGCGAAACCCAGGCCATCGTGACCATCACCCTGGGCACCGCCCGCGACGGCCAGGTCATCGACGCCGTTGCCGGTGAGTACAAGGAAAACTTCCTGTTCCACTACAACTTCCCTCCGTTCTCGGTGGGTGAGTGCGGCCGCATGATGGGCCCGAAGCGCCGCGAAATCGGCCACGGTCGCCTGGCCAAGCGCGGCGTGCTGGCTGTCATGCCGTCGCTGGAGTCGTTCCCGTACACCATCCGCGTCGTCTCGGAAATCACCGAGTCGAACGGTTCCTCGTCGATGGCCTCGGTCTGCGGCTCGTCGCTGGCCCTGATGGACGCCGGCGTGCCGGTGAAGGCGCCGGTTGCCGGCATCGCCATGGGCCTGGTCAAGGAAGGCGAGCGCTTCGTCGTCCTGTCCGACATCCTGGGTGACGAAGATCACCTGGGCGACATGGACTTCAAGGTGGCCGGTACCGCTGAGGGCATCTCCGCCCTGCAGATGGACATCAAGATCGAAGGCATCACCGAAGAGATCATGAAGCAGGCCCTGCAGCAGGCCAAGGCTGGCCGTCTGCACATCCTGGGCGAAATGGCCCACGGCCTGACCGCTCCGCGTGAAGAGCTGTCGGACTACGCGCCGCGCCTGCTGACCATCAAGATCCACCCGGACAAGATCCGCGAAGTGATCGGCAAGGGTGGTTCGACCATCCAGGCCATCACCAAGGAAACCGGCACCCAGATCGACATCCAGGACGACGGCACCATCGTCATCGCGTCGGTCAACGCCATCGCTGCCCAGGCCGCCAAGGCCCGCATCGAGCAGATCACCTCGGACGTCGAGCCGGGCCGCATCTACGAAGGCAAGGTCGCCAAGATCATGGACTTCGGTGCGTTCGTCACGATCCTGCCGGGCAAGGACGGTCTGGTCCACGTGTCGCAGATCTCCAGCGATCGCGTCGAGAAGGTCGGCGACGTGCTGAAGGAAGGCGATGTGGTCAAGGTCAAGGTGCTGGAAGTCGACAAGCAGGGCCGTATCCGCCTGTCGATGAAGGCCGTGGAAGAAGGCGACGCCGTCAGCGCCGAGTAA
- the rpsO gene encoding 30S ribosomal protein S15, producing the protein MSIDTQKVIEDNKRSSADTGSPEVQVALLTARIELLTGHFKTHKKDHHSRRGLLQMVNRRRSLLDYLKKKDVERYKALIEKLGLRR; encoded by the coding sequence ATGTCGATCGACACCCAGAAGGTCATTGAAGACAACAAGCGCAGCTCGGCTGACACCGGCTCCCCGGAAGTCCAGGTGGCCCTGCTGACCGCCCGCATCGAGCTGCTGACCGGCCACTTCAAGACCCACAAGAAGGACCACCACAGCCGCCGCGGCCTGCTGCAGATGGTCAACCGCCGTCGCAGCCTGCTCGACTACCTGAAGAAGAAGGACGTCGAGCGTTACAAGGCCCTGATCGAAAAGCTTGGCCTGCGTCGCTAA
- the truB gene encoding tRNA pseudouridine(55) synthase TruB → MTRIQFRRLDGILLLDKSTGMSSNAALQVARRLFRAEKGGHTGSLDPLATGLLPLCFGEATKIAGLLLGSAKAYDAEIVLGQTTDTDDAEGQVLLQRPVPVISAQALQAALAPLTGSIRQRAPIYSALKQGGEPLYVKARRGDVIEAPEREVQVHAIEVLEQQPERLRLRVTCGSGTYIRSLARDLGEALGCGAHISALRRLWVEPFREPAMVTLDQLRAMVEAGDEAGMDALLLPLAAGLAEYPRVDLDAEQAHRFCVGQRQRDPSWPPGLVAVFGPDDAVQGLGQVDDSGLLAPQRRFNL, encoded by the coding sequence ATGACCCGAATTCAGTTCCGCCGCCTGGATGGCATCCTGCTGCTCGACAAGTCGACCGGCATGAGCTCCAACGCCGCCCTGCAGGTGGCCCGCCGCCTGTTCCGCGCCGAGAAGGGTGGCCACACCGGCAGCCTCGACCCGCTGGCCACCGGCCTGCTGCCGCTGTGCTTCGGCGAGGCGACCAAGATCGCCGGCCTGCTGCTCGGCTCGGCCAAGGCCTACGACGCCGAGATCGTGCTCGGCCAGACCACCGATACCGATGACGCCGAAGGCCAGGTGCTGCTGCAGCGCCCGGTGCCGGTGATCAGTGCCCAAGCGCTGCAGGCCGCGCTGGCGCCGCTGACCGGCAGCATCCGCCAGCGTGCCCCGATCTATTCGGCGCTGAAGCAGGGGGGGGAACCGCTGTATGTGAAGGCCCGCCGTGGCGATGTCATCGAGGCCCCGGAACGCGAGGTCCAGGTGCATGCCATCGAGGTGCTGGAGCAGCAGCCGGAACGCCTGCGCCTGCGCGTGACCTGCGGCTCCGGCACCTACATCCGCAGCCTGGCCCGCGACCTGGGTGAGGCGCTGGGCTGTGGCGCGCACATCAGCGCGCTGCGCCGGCTCTGGGTGGAACCGTTCCGCGAACCGGCCATGGTCACCCTGGACCAGTTGCGCGCCATGGTCGAGGCGGGCGACGAGGCGGGCATGGACGCGCTGCTGCTGCCGCTGGCGGCCGGGCTGGCGGAATACCCGCGGGTCGACCTCGATGCCGAACAGGCCCACCGCTTCTGCGTCGGCCAGCGCCAGCGCGACCCGTCCTGGCCGCCTGGCCTGGTCGCCGTGTTCGGTCCGGACGATGCTGTCCAGGGGCTCGGGCAGGTCGATGACAGCGGGCTGCTGGCCCCGCAGCGCCGCTTCAACCTCTGA
- the rbfA gene encoding 30S ribosome-binding factor RbfA, with amino-acid sequence MPKTFHRTDRVSAQLRRELGTLVHNAVREHGLPSVSVSDVEITRDMAHAKVFVTALMPERSAEAVAGLKELGYRLRMDLARAMKLRHVPELHFHYDDSVDRGEHIDNILRDLPDTLAAEKRRESDEE; translated from the coding sequence GTGCCCAAGACTTTCCATCGAACCGACCGTGTCTCCGCCCAGCTGCGCCGTGAACTCGGCACCCTGGTGCACAACGCCGTGCGCGAGCACGGGTTGCCCTCGGTGAGCGTGTCCGACGTGGAAATCACCCGCGACATGGCCCATGCCAAGGTATTCGTCACCGCGCTGATGCCGGAGCGTTCGGCTGAAGCCGTGGCCGGCCTGAAGGAGCTGGGCTACCGCCTGCGCATGGACCTGGCCCGCGCGATGAAGCTGCGCCACGTGCCGGAGCTGCATTTCCACTACGACGACTCGGTCGACCGTGGTGAGCACATCGACAACATCCTGCGCGACCTGCCCGATACGCTGGCCGCGGAGAAGCGTCGCGAGAGCGACGAAGAATAA
- the infB gene encoding translation initiation factor IF-2, which translates to MSQQTTIRKLAELVNTPVEKLLEQLAGAGMKFSGPDQVVTSSEKVKLLGFLRRSHGKPEQAPEETDQSAKKITLNRRKQQEVTVNSGRSKTTVNVEVRQKRTYVKDGARAMTPDEERADILRKLEESRARNLAEQQALAEKDRLRDEAIVRAREEEIAAKERAEAEKKAAEEAAAAAKAAEALAATKPKRAPIDETAPRPPRTPAAAPAAPRSAPPPRNDDRNNRSAPRNERGPGDRFAGQMHLSAADRARRGNSNNSNTRGRPGGRNQAGGRRDMSRGGNNAGPHAFERPTAPVVREVAIGDTITVADLAQKLALKGGEVVKALFKMGVMATITQSIDHDTAALVTEELGHKAIRANDNDAEDALLASTGENQGEATQRPPVVTIMGHVDHGKTSLLDYIRRTKVATGEAGGITQHIGAYHVDTPKGVISFLDTPGHAAFTSMRARGAKLTDIVVLVVAADDGVMPQTKEAIQHARSAGVPLIVAINKIDKSDADPMRVKNELLSEQVVAEDFGGDTQMVEISAKTGLGIDDLLDAISIQAELLELKAVDEGRASGVVIESSLDKGRGPVATVLVQQGRLKKGDYLVCGIQYGRVRALFDETGKQPEFAGPSIPVQVLGLSGVPEAGDDFVVVEDERLAKDVAQQRETKRRESRLVATAGSRMEDIMATLGKGEGQQVLNLVIKADVQGSVQALSQALVALSNDDIRINVIHSGVGGITESDANSAAASKATVIGFNVRADASARRIIESNGVDLRYFSIIYDVIDQVKQVASGLLGVEIREEIIGIAEVRDVFRSSKLGAVAGSMVIEGVVKRNKPIRVLRDSVVIFEGELESLRRFKENVEEVRNGTECGIAVKAYNDVKPGDQIECFERIEVPRTL; encoded by the coding sequence ATGTCGCAGCAAACCACCATCCGCAAGCTTGCCGAACTGGTCAACACGCCGGTCGAAAAACTGCTGGAACAGCTGGCCGGTGCCGGCATGAAGTTCAGCGGCCCCGACCAGGTCGTGACCAGCTCCGAGAAGGTGAAGCTCCTGGGCTTCCTTCGTCGTTCGCACGGCAAGCCCGAGCAGGCCCCGGAAGAGACCGATCAGTCTGCAAAGAAGATCACGCTCAACCGCCGGAAGCAGCAGGAAGTGACGGTCAATTCCGGTCGCAGCAAGACGACCGTGAATGTCGAGGTGCGCCAGAAGCGCACCTACGTCAAGGATGGTGCGCGCGCCATGACGCCGGACGAAGAGCGCGCCGACATCCTGCGCAAGCTGGAAGAGTCGCGCGCCCGCAACCTCGCCGAACAGCAGGCCCTGGCCGAGAAGGATCGTCTGCGCGACGAAGCCATCGTCCGTGCCCGTGAGGAAGAGATTGCGGCCAAGGAGCGCGCAGAGGCCGAGAAGAAGGCTGCCGAGGAAGCTGCGGCCGCCGCAAAGGCTGCCGAGGCACTGGCTGCCACCAAGCCCAAGCGCGCCCCGATCGATGAAACCGCGCCGCGTCCGCCGCGCACGCCGGCCGCTGCTCCGGCTGCGCCGCGCAGTGCGCCGCCGCCGCGCAACGACGACCGCAACAACCGCAGCGCGCCGCGCAACGAGCGTGGCCCGGGCGACCGTTTCGCCGGCCAGATGCACCTGTCGGCTGCCGACCGCGCGCGTCGTGGCAACAGCAACAACAGCAACACCCGGGGTCGTCCGGGTGGCCGCAACCAGGCCGGTGGCCGTCGCGACATGTCGCGCGGCGGCAACAATGCCGGTCCGCACGCCTTCGAGCGCCCGACCGCACCGGTCGTGCGTGAAGTGGCGATCGGCGACACGATCACCGTGGCCGACCTGGCGCAGAAGCTCGCGCTGAAGGGCGGCGAGGTGGTCAAGGCGCTGTTCAAGATGGGCGTGATGGCCACCATCACCCAGTCCATTGACCATGACACCGCCGCGCTGGTGACCGAGGAACTCGGCCACAAGGCGATCCGTGCCAATGACAACGATGCCGAAGACGCACTGCTGGCCTCGACCGGTGAAAACCAGGGCGAAGCCACCCAGCGTCCGCCGGTGGTCACCATCATGGGCCACGTCGACCACGGCAAGACCTCGCTGCTGGATTACATCCGCCGTACCAAGGTCGCCACTGGCGAAGCCGGCGGCATTACCCAGCACATCGGTGCCTACCACGTGGATACGCCGAAGGGCGTGATCAGCTTCCTGGATACCCCGGGCCATGCTGCCTTCACCTCGATGCGTGCCCGCGGTGCCAAGCTGACCGACATCGTGGTGCTGGTCGTGGCCGCCGATGACGGCGTCATGCCGCAGACCAAGGAAGCGATCCAGCACGCCCGTTCGGCGGGTGTGCCGCTGATCGTGGCGATCAACAAGATCGACAAGTCCGACGCCGACCCGATGCGGGTCAAGAACGAACTGCTGTCCGAGCAGGTCGTGGCCGAAGACTTCGGTGGTGACACCCAGATGGTGGAGATCTCGGCCAAGACCGGCCTGGGCATCGACGACCTGCTGGACGCCATCTCGATCCAGGCCGAACTGCTGGAACTGAAGGCCGTCGACGAAGGCCGCGCCTCGGGCGTGGTGATCGAATCGTCGCTGGACAAGGGCCGCGGCCCGGTCGCGACCGTGCTGGTGCAGCAGGGTCGTCTGAAGAAGGGCGACTACCTGGTGTGCGGCATCCAGTACGGCCGCGTGCGTGCGCTGTTCGACGAAACCGGCAAGCAGCCGGAGTTCGCCGGCCCGTCCATCCCGGTGCAGGTCCTGGGCCTGTCCGGCGTGCCGGAAGCCGGTGACGACTTCGTGGTCGTCGAGGACGAGCGCCTGGCCAAGGACGTTGCCCAGCAGCGTGAGACCAAGCGCCGTGAATCGCGCCTGGTGGCCACTGCGGGCAGCCGCATGGAAGACATCATGGCGACCTTGGGCAAGGGCGAGGGCCAGCAGGTCCTCAACCTGGTCATCAAGGCCGACGTGCAGGGTTCGGTGCAGGCCCTGAGCCAGGCACTGGTCGCGCTGTCCAACGACGACATCCGCATCAACGTGATCCACTCCGGCGTGGGCGGCATCACCGAATCGGACGCCAACTCGGCGGCCGCTTCGAAGGCCACCGTCATCGGCTTCAACGTGCGTGCGGATGCTTCGGCCCGTCGCATCATCGAATCCAATGGTGTGGACCTGCGTTACTTCTCGATCATCTATGACGTGATCGACCAGGTGAAGCAGGTGGCCTCCGGTCTGCTGGGCGTGGAGATCCGCGAAGAGATCATCGGTATCGCCGAGGTCCGCGACGTCTTCCGCAGCTCCAAGCTGGGTGCGGTTGCCGGCTCGATGGTCATCGAGGGCGTGGTCAAGCGCAACAAGCCGATCCGCGTGCTGCGCGACAGCGTGGTGATCTTCGAGGGCGAGCTGGAATCGCTGCGCCGCTTCAAGGAAAACGTCGAGGAAGTCCGCAACGGTACCGAATGCGGTATCGCGGTGAAGGCCTACAACGACGTCAAGCCGGGTGACCAGATCGAGTGCTTCGAGCGTATCGAAGTGCCGCGCACCCTGTAA